The genomic interval GAGTGTCAGAAGTGTTTCAGTAGAGTGTCAGTAGAGTGTTAGTAGTGTGTCAGTAGTGTTTCAGTAGAGTGTCAGTAGTGTTTCAGTAGAGTGTCAGAAGTGTTTCAGTAGAGTTTCAGTAGAGTTTCAGTAGAGTGTCAGTAGTGTGTCAGTAGTGTTTCAGTAGAGTGTCAGAAGTGTTTCAGTAGAGTGTCAGAAGTGTTTCAGTAGAGTGTCAGAAGTGTTTCAGTAGAGTGTCAGAAGTGTTTCAGTAGAGTGTCAGTAGATTGTCAGTAGTGTTTCAGTAGAGTGTCAGTAGTGTTTCAGTAGAGTGTCAGTAGTGTTTCAGTAGAATGTCAGAAGTGTTTCAGTAGAATGTCAGTAGTGTTTCAGTAGAGTGTCAGTAGTGTTTCAGTAGAGTGTCAGAAGTGTTTCAGTAGAGTGTTAGTAGTGTGTCAGTAGTGTTTCAGTAGAGTGTCAGTAGTGTTTCAGTAGAGTGTCAGTAGTGTTTCAGTAGAATGTCAGAAGTGTTTCAGTAGAGTTTCAGAAGTGTTTCAGTAGAGTGTCAGAAGTGTTTCAGTAGAGTGTCAGAAGTGTTTCAGTAGAGTGTCAGTAGAGTGTTAGTAGTGTGTCAGTAGTGTTTCAGTAGAGTGTTAGTAGTGTGTCAGTGGTGGCTGTCTTCAGTCTAAAGCTGAAGTGCTGGATCAGGTCTGTGACTGACGGGACAGCAGCTCGAATCACAGACCTCGCCGAAGCATCTTTGGGCCAGAtgcttacccccccccccccccccccccggattgCGTCAGATTTAATAAGAATCGTTTGCTTCTGTCTGCTTGGCCCAGCTGAACAATCCTACTTCGAGCTGATGTTAGGACCACCTACCTCATTAGCatacattaaatacataaaCAGCCTTTTTCATCACCGATGTGTCagttcattgatttatttattgatttatttttactggTGTCCTCTTTGGTCCCTCGTACTTTCTAACTCTTCTGCCTGAAGCAACAAACTCTGTGAACATTTGATGTTAAACAAAAACCTGAGTagaactggttccacaggagcCAGCAGCAGAACCTCAGCGTAGTTTAAGATCCAGCAGTCACCAAGAGAAGAAGATCCGTGTGTTCACATGACATGTTGCCTGTGTTTCAGGAGCACCACCTCCAGAGGGCGATCTCTGCTCAGCAGGTGTTcagggagaagaaggagaacatGGTGATTCCTGTTCCTGAAGCTGAAAGTAACAACACGTACTATGATCGACTGTACAGAGGAGACGTCAAAGCTCCTAAACAGCTGATCCACATCCAGCGTAAGAaccatgtgtcagtgtgtgtgtagtaacaGTGTATGTGTATTCAGGATTTTTGGAGTAACACAGTGTGTATTGGGGCTGGGCGATATAACTTCAGATCAATATTaggattatttcaaactttagCTCCTCGTGGGATCATGAATCCGGATCGTCCAGGTCACCTTCACCCTGAAGTCCTGGCTGTCCAGCATCTGtgcaaaatgttggacttttttCAGgtgtttaaatatgtttgttcaAAGCAAACACAATTCCTGAAGCCCATGTGTCCTgattagtgttggtgtttattgtgagcgcaggtcagtggGGGGGGCGTAGCAGAAACCCacagtgtgtgaatgcatgCTTTGGGGAAAGTATTAACAGAATGAACTGAAATGAGAAATGTTAAGTGAGTTAAAGGTTATAAATGCCCtagtgtgaatatgtgtgtgtcgtAACGTTGTATTTGTgtaacgctgtgtgtgtgttacagctcTGTCTCTGGACCTGGAGGAACCTGACTATGACCTGGACTCTGAAGACGAGACGCTGATGAACCGACTGAACAGAAAGATGGAGATCAGACCTCTGCAGTTTGAAACTATGGTGGACCGACTGGAGAAGGCCAGTACTCACcaggtaacacacagacacacacagacactcaccagGGCCCGTGACAGTAACTCAGGCTTAACAACCCTTGTTCAGTGACTCAAtgttaaatttgtattattattatatagacTTATTGTAAGTCATAAGACTTATGTATGATTGACATGTAAGTTAATAAGTTAAAACAGTGAGGCTCATATCTCACTGAAGGTGAATTTAAAAATACTGCGTGTGTGAGGCTGTTGTGTTACTTTGTGTGTATGAtgctgttgtgttactgtgtgtgtgatgctgttgtgatagtctgtgtgtgtgtgatgctgttgtGTTACTTTGTGTGTATGATGCTGTTGTGTTACTTTGTGTGTATGATGCAATtgtgttactctgtgtgtgtgatgctgttgtcttactctgtgtgtagctctctgtgtgtgtgtgatgctgttgtgttactctgtgtgtgtgatgctgttgtgctagtctgtgtgtgtgtgtgatgctgttgtgctagtctgtgtgtgtgtgtgatgctgttgtgttactctgtgtatgtgatgctgttgtgttactgtgtgtgtgatgctgttgtgctagtctgtgtgtgtgtgtgatgctgttgtGTTACTCTGTGTATGTGATGCTGTTttgttactctgtgtgtgatgctgttgtgttactctgtgtgtgtgtaatgcggttgtgttactctgtgtgtgtgatgctgttgtgttactgtgtgtgtgatgctgttgtGTTACTCTGTGTGTATGATGCTGTTGTGTTACCCTGTGTGTATGATGATGTTGTGTTACCCTGTGTGTATGATGATGTTGTGTTACTCTGTGTGTATGATGATGTTGTGTTACTCTGTATGTGTGATGCTGTTGTGTTACTAtgtgtgtgatgctgttgtgctagtctgtgtgtgtgtgatgctgttgtgctagtctgtgtgtgtatgatgctGTTGTGTTACCCTGTGTGTATGATGATGTTGTGTTACCCTGTGTGTATGATGATGTTGTGTTACTCTGTATGTGACACACAATCCAAAGGCTTGTGCTGCAGGACACGCCCCCTTTAGGCTCAAGCTCTAAACCAGCTTCGTAGAACGTTTTTCATGAAGCTCAGGAAAAGTTCCAGGAattgtccagagcaactgacatTTGTGTTATCGGCGGAGGGggagagcggtcgtcctccaaccggAAGGTCGACGgcttgatcccagtcttccccaacCGCATGCCGatgtgtctttgggcaagataaTAAAGTGCTTCCCATAGatgcagtgtatgaatgtgtgtgtgagtgtggaggcgagtttgactcttgttgagtGAAGAACAGGATGTTGCACGTTGTTAACATCTATGAGACGAATAAAGTGTAACTGGTTGTCTTGAAGACGTCACAGTGTTGATTCTCTTGTTCTGATGTGATTCTGTTCCagctggtgtctctgtcggaGGCCAAGCTGCTGCTGAACGAGGATGACTACCTGCTGAAGTCTGTGTACGATTActggctgaggaagaggaggagctgtcTGGGCCCGTCACTGACTCCTCACATCAAACAGGAGAAAAGAGACGGATCCACCAACAACGACGCCTACGTGGCGTTCAGACGCAGGACTGAGAAGATGCAGACCAGGAAGGTGAGTCCACACCTTTATcttcagatttgatttgaaaaggtTTCTGACAACGTTTTTTGTTTCCTTAGAATCGTAAGAATGATGAGGCGTCGTACGAGAAGATGCTGAGACTGAGGAGAGAATTCAGTCGCACCGTGTCCATCCTGGAGATGatcaagaggagagaaaagtccAAGAGAGAGCTGCTGCACCTCACCctggaggtgatggagaggaggtgagaacGGGCTCACATAAGTGGCGACAAATGAAACACCACAGTCGAGGTCACTGATACCAGTTGAATGACGCCTGTCAGAACGCTGATTAGTGATGTCACGagaaccaaaacaacaaacaacaacactgatcagAAATGATTAGGACACGCACAGGACggaagtttactttgtgtttgtttgattctctagagccaggacatcagggttaaagtgactgaTCCGACCTCATGATTAATAACTGAATACATGTGGTCGTCTGTTAGAgcgggttaggtttaggtttaggtttagggttagggttaggtttaggtttagggttagggttaggtttgggttagggttagggttaggtttagggttagggttagggttagcaacgggaacacacacagacggacgTTCCTCTCACTGCAGTTTAACCAGGAGCATGAATATAACTCGTCAGGTTCCTGAGTCGGGCTGAGCCGCACAGCTCACTGCAGTCACTCTAATCGGTTCACATGGGTTAGGGCTAGCTTCATAAGTGAGTGAGGATTCCAAGTCAATGAGTGATCGTGTAAAATAATCGGGATCAGGGTATAAGACACATATTTAAACGCGAGGACACTTGTTGACCTGCGGCGGTCGTGGTATCGGTACCGACTGCTACATGTCGGGACAGAGGGTGATGAGGGTGTTTGCTGTGTTCAGGTATCAAATGGGAGACTTCAATGGAGACATCCTCCGAGAGATTTCACTCCCTCTGGTGGAGAAACCAGTGTACAGCACTCCAGTGACTCTGACTAATGGgaacagacacaaaactgaGGCCAAGATAAAGGTAGTGAGTCTACACACATGTGTGTCAGTCATTGTcatattaacacatttaaaagctGAAGAGATGAGTTCCTCTGTTGGTGTTTCAGGTGCAGAAGAAGCAGGAGTCTCTCAGAGAAGAGTTTCACATTGACCTGCTCAgaccaaagaagaagaatgtcAGACGGGACAGATTCTGTCCTCCGCAGAGACGTCTCACTCGACCTCCCGGTCCCTACACTGTCAACCAGGCCGACATCAAACAGTACGACTTCCACAGCTCAGGAGAAGACGACGCTCCACCGCCTCCACTAGTCAGTGTCACGTCCGTCTACATGTTCCATCTCAGTCCTGTTGTGATGTCAAATCTGTTATATTAAATCTGATTGGTTCTCCTCAGTCGCCTCCGTCCTCGCCTGATGAAGAGAATAATCCTGATGGACATTTTGTCTTCAGGAGGAAAGCAGGATGTCAATATCTTCTTGTGAGATTCTTCTCTTGAGTTTCTTTCTCctgatgttttttaatgtttgtaaataatgtttacaaATGGACCTTTGTCCCCTGATTCAATTGTTTCCCGTGTTTGTTTCTAAAGCCTCATACGGAGCAGATGGGCGGAGACGATCATCCAGAGCTCCTCCCTCTGTGCGTATGTCACTCCCTGACGGAACTGTCACTGCCTCCTCATTGGACGGGACTAGGCCGTCGCAGGATTGGACGAGGTGGCAGGTAAATACTGATCCACCAATAAACTGCAGACACGTCACCTCCaccttttttgtatttgttgaccCCTGATATTCAGTTTGAGTTTCCGATatctatatttattaattttagttgaAAGCTGTCGCATTAAGTCTGAAAATGTAGTTAAGTATGAACCAGGTGAAAACACCTGAAGACAAAATATCAACTTAAATTATTAGATTTATTCTAAAGGTCTAGATATGAAtcattttcattatatttttgatattattttggaTTTATCGTCCTACAAAGATATATTTAAGAT from Pleuronectes platessa chromosome 14, fPlePla1.1, whole genome shotgun sequence carries:
- the epc2 gene encoding enhancer of polycomb homolog 2 isoform X2, which encodes MSKLSFRARALDAVKPLPVYRYRDLPDLSDCVSINRAVPQMPTGMEKEEELEHHLQRAISAQQVFREKKENMVIPVPEAESNNTYYDRLYRGDVKAPKQLIHIQPLSLDLEEPDYDLDSEDETLMNRLNRKMEIRPLQFETMVDRLEKASTHQLVSLSEAKLLLNEDDYLLKSVYDYWLRKRRSCLGPSLTPHIKQEKRDGSTNNDAYVAFRRRTEKMQTRKNRKNDEASYEKMLRLRREFSRTVSILEMIKRREKSKRELLHLTLEVMERRYQMGDFNGDILREISLPLVEKPVYSTPVTLTNGNRHKTEAKIKVQKKQESLREEFHIDLLRPKKKNVRRDRFCPPQRRLTRPPGPYTVNQADIKQYDFHSSGEDDAPPPPLSPPSSPDEENNPDGHFVFRRKAGCQYLLPHTEQMGGDDHPELLPLCVCHSLTELSLPPHWTGLGRRRIGRGGRIVLDRASSLLTPVLKQLESRTSLHRDLVPPDRKPPLSIETAPPSLTEVLNNIQNLRRFCFRPRPCHDQREGVPLDDNRLSCRLTSARGSGGITEEQYHSHQQQLVQMQKQQLEQNNTASYRHTAHNTTQATRSCDSSSKTLDSASAHFAASAVISAPPPHISTEIRPYRTVVNGVHPLGPSRPPYSSSSSLSRSGLPARGSFSSSSSSSSSSSSSHQSLPNPRSQVGAVSPAPPHTARPSALKLATVAASLDRVPKVSTGRDSNESERRLNGLSETTLPMEVT
- the epc2 gene encoding enhancer of polycomb homolog 2 isoform X1, coding for MSKLSFRARALDAVKPLPVYRYRDLPDLSDCVSINRAVPQMPTGMEKEEELEHHLQRAISAQQVFREKKENMVIPVPEAESNNTYYDRLYRGDVKAPKQLIHIQPLSLDLEEPDYDLDSEDETLMNRLNRKMEIRPLQFETMVDRLEKASTHQLVSLSEAKLLLNEDDYLLKSVYDYWLRKRRSCLGPSLTPHIKQEKRDGSTNNDAYVAFRRRTEKMQTRKNRKNDEASYEKMLRLRREFSRTVSILEMIKRREKSKRELLHLTLEVMERRYQMGDFNGDILREISLPLVEKPVYSTPVTLTNGNRHKTEAKIKVQKKQESLREEFHIDLLRPKKKNVRRDRFCPPQRRLTRPPGPYTVNQADIKQYDFHSSGEDDAPPPPLSPPSSPDEENNPDGHFVFRRKAGCQYLLPHTEQMGGDDHPELLPLCVCHSLTELSLPPHWTGLGRRRIGRGGRIVLDRASSLLTPVLKQLESRTSLHRDLVPPDRKPPLSIETAPPSLTEVLNNIQNLRRFCFRPRPCHDQREGVPLDDNRLSCRLTSARGSAGGITEEQYHSHQQQLVQMQKQQLEQNNTASYRHTAHNTTQATRSCDSSSKTLDSASAHFAASAVISAPPPHISTEIRPYRTVVNGVHPLGPSRPPYSSSSSLSRSGLPARGSFSSSSSSSSSSSSSHQSLPNPRSQVGAVSPAPPHTARPSALKLATVAASLDRVPKVSTGRDSNESERRLNGLSETTLPMEVT